In Providencia rettgeri, the following proteins share a genomic window:
- a CDS encoding M13 family metallopeptidase — translation MRLNVLALLIGMSTISFAPTLLAKEVTYGQQKIVLSDVIEPGNDFYRYVNDDWINKAQIPTGMPRINSFVELYLNTEKQIQSIVDQLQQIPENKLTHNQRNIRNLYLSYLNEKAIEQAGIAPIKSDLDAITNAKDHNDISKLMTQPDYKSLISYWVDLDAKAPDTYVLYIGQGGLGLPNRTYYLDNTPQMEDIRKSYIAYIATMLKLAGEKDVTQKAQKIFDLEKAIATVHWSPEARRDTIKNYHAMTLAEMKNHTQGFDWDNFITSRKLTDKQLAKVVVETDSAVEQTAKIFAETPVSTLKDYLTFQYISEHARYLNQTIADAQFDFYSKKLNGIEKQRTRQERALQTVNSLQGEPLGQIYVEQYFDPQAKEKIKDLVSYVRGTFNSRLKVNDWMDEPTRQEALKKLEQFTVKVGYPDQWNDFSAINLKPDSLLDNYKQVLAWSYDDMIGKIGQPVRQWEWGMTPQTVNAYFNPVQNEIVFPAAILQAPFFDPNVDPAYNYGAIGAVIGHEMGHGFDDQGSLYDGTGQLRNWWSESAKTHFKEKTAKLVEQYNGFTVDGLKVNGELTLGENIGDLGGLNIALSAYKQFAKENYPNGEAPIIDGTTGLQRFFIAWARTWQELSNKESERNKIMTDPHSPNQFRANGVVRNIDDWYETFDVDKNSDLYLAPEQRIRIW, via the coding sequence ATGCGTTTGAATGTTTTGGCTTTGCTAATAGGTATGTCAACGATTTCTTTTGCCCCTACGCTATTGGCGAAAGAAGTCACTTATGGACAACAAAAAATTGTTTTATCTGATGTAATTGAACCCGGAAATGATTTTTATCGTTATGTTAATGACGATTGGATAAATAAAGCGCAAATTCCTACCGGTATGCCACGCATTAACTCTTTTGTGGAGTTATATTTAAACACAGAAAAACAAATTCAATCAATTGTTGACCAACTACAGCAGATCCCTGAAAACAAACTCACTCATAATCAACGAAATATTCGAAATTTATACCTCAGTTACCTGAATGAAAAAGCTATCGAGCAAGCGGGTATTGCCCCAATAAAATCTGATTTAGATGCCATTACTAACGCTAAAGACCATAATGATATTAGCAAGTTAATGACCCAACCAGACTATAAATCACTGATTTCTTATTGGGTTGACTTAGATGCCAAAGCACCTGATACCTATGTACTTTATATCGGCCAAGGTGGTCTAGGCCTGCCTAATCGTACTTATTACCTCGATAACACACCACAAATGGAAGATATTCGAAAAAGTTATATTGCTTATATCGCTACCATGTTAAAGCTGGCGGGTGAAAAAGATGTGACACAAAAAGCACAGAAAATTTTTGATTTAGAAAAAGCGATTGCAACTGTACACTGGAGCCCTGAGGCGCGCCGTGACACCATCAAAAATTACCATGCAATGACCTTAGCTGAAATGAAAAACCATACCCAAGGATTTGATTGGGATAATTTTATTACTAGCCGCAAGTTAACAGATAAACAACTTGCAAAAGTGGTCGTTGAAACCGACAGCGCAGTGGAACAAACTGCAAAAATTTTTGCAGAAACTCCCGTCTCAACACTAAAAGATTACTTAACCTTTCAATACATTAGTGAACACGCGCGTTATTTAAACCAAACTATAGCTGATGCGCAGTTTGATTTTTATTCGAAGAAACTTAATGGTATTGAAAAACAACGCACCCGCCAAGAACGCGCTTTGCAAACCGTTAACTCTCTCCAAGGTGAACCGTTAGGTCAAATTTACGTCGAACAATATTTCGACCCACAAGCGAAAGAAAAAATTAAAGATTTGGTGAGCTATGTGAGAGGAACATTTAATTCACGCTTAAAAGTTAATGACTGGATGGATGAGCCGACTCGCCAAGAAGCCCTTAAAAAATTGGAACAATTCACCGTTAAAGTGGGTTATCCAGATCAATGGAATGATTTCAGTGCAATTAACCTTAAGCCAGATTCATTATTAGATAATTATAAGCAAGTTTTAGCTTGGTCATATGATGATATGATTGGCAAAATTGGCCAGCCGGTTCGTCAATGGGAATGGGGTATGACACCACAGACAGTTAATGCCTATTTCAACCCTGTTCAAAACGAAATTGTGTTCCCCGCTGCGATTTTACAAGCCCCTTTCTTTGACCCTAATGTTGACCCAGCCTATAACTACGGCGCAATCGGTGCTGTAATCGGCCACGAAATGGGCCATGGTTTTGACGACCAAGGCAGTTTATATGACGGAACCGGGCAGTTACGTAATTGGTGGAGTGAAAGCGCTAAAACCCACTTTAAAGAGAAGACCGCTAAGCTTGTTGAGCAATATAACGGATTTACTGTTGATGGCTTAAAGGTGAACGGTGAACTTACATTAGGGGAGAATATTGGTGACCTTGGCGGGTTAAATATTGCCTTAAGCGCTTATAAACAATTCGCCAAAGAAAACTATCCAAATGGTGAGGCTCCAATTATTGACGGAACAACTGGGTTACAACGTTTCTTCATTGCTTGGGCTCGTACATGGCAAGAACTGTCAAATAAAGAATCTGAACGCAATAAGATTATGACGGACCCTCATAGCCCTAACCAATTCCGCGCAAATGGCGTAGTACGCAATATTGATGACTGGTACGAAACATTCGATGTTGATAAAAATAGCGATCTGTATTTGGCGCCAGAGCAACGTATTCGTATTTGGTAA